A single region of the Solwaraspora sp. WMMD406 genome encodes:
- a CDS encoding HAD family phosphatase, whose translation MLFDMDGTLIDSEKLWDVALRELAERYGGRLSATARLAMVGSDLATTMRLLHDDLDQPWRDPRTGADWVTRRVAQLFGAGLPWRPGAEDLLRAVRSDGFRTALVTSTERPLVDIALRSLGRHNFDVVVCGDEVSATKPDPAPYLSATAALGVAPRECVAVEDSPAGVASAYAARVAVLAVPAEVALTVPPGVHVRDSLVGVTTATLVAVHREALSAGHLGQRSAVAHPDQRLVAGRP comes from the coding sequence GTGCTGTTCGACATGGACGGCACCTTGATCGACAGCGAAAAGCTCTGGGATGTGGCGCTGCGCGAGTTGGCGGAGCGTTACGGCGGCCGGTTGTCGGCCACCGCTCGGTTGGCGATGGTCGGATCGGACCTGGCCACCACGATGCGTCTGTTGCACGACGACCTTGACCAGCCGTGGCGGGACCCACGGACCGGCGCCGACTGGGTGACCCGGCGGGTCGCCCAGTTGTTCGGTGCCGGCCTGCCGTGGCGACCCGGCGCCGAGGACCTACTGCGTGCGGTGCGGTCGGACGGGTTCCGGACGGCCCTGGTGACCTCGACCGAGCGTCCGTTGGTGGACATCGCCCTACGGTCGTTGGGCCGGCACAACTTCGACGTGGTGGTCTGCGGCGACGAGGTCAGCGCCACCAAGCCCGATCCGGCGCCGTACCTGAGCGCCACCGCCGCCCTCGGCGTCGCGCCCCGGGAGTGCGTGGCGGTCGAGGACTCGCCGGCCGGGGTGGCCAGCGCCTACGCGGCGCGGGTCGCGGTGCTCGCCGTACCGGCCGAGGTGGCGCTGACGGTGCCGCCCGGTGTGCACGTACGGGACTCTCTCGTCGGGGTGACCACGGCGACCTTGGTCGCCGTGCACCGGGAGGCGCTGTCCGCCGGACACCTCGGTCAACGGTCGGCCGTGGCGCACCCGGACCAGCGGTTGGTCGCCGGCCGGCCGTAG
- a CDS encoding neutral zinc metallopeptidase, giving the protein MDQPGDRRWSPARLAALCVAVVAAGACAVAPLPGGEQGEPNQPAAPGAEPTRADGEDLLEGTDTVEEFEQDIEGAERLADQYWSQRFAGFGAEFQPIGRTIPYYRDGEVSCGDQLIPRNNAVYCLAGGTEFIAYDANWAFTVFQAVGDSFLFYLIGHEYAHGIQVRLELDYSFSIQRELAADCLAGAYLGDSVRDGALRLDDGDLEEFRLGLEAVADDPNQPWFEEGSHGTADQRIAAFFRGYDGSLAGCDLS; this is encoded by the coding sequence ATGGACCAGCCCGGTGACCGCCGCTGGAGTCCGGCCCGACTGGCGGCACTCTGCGTCGCCGTGGTCGCCGCCGGTGCGTGCGCGGTCGCGCCACTGCCCGGTGGGGAGCAGGGGGAGCCGAACCAGCCGGCGGCGCCGGGCGCGGAGCCCACCCGGGCCGACGGCGAGGACCTGCTGGAGGGCACCGACACGGTGGAGGAGTTCGAGCAGGACATCGAAGGTGCCGAGAGGCTGGCGGATCAGTACTGGTCACAGCGGTTCGCCGGGTTCGGCGCCGAGTTCCAGCCGATCGGCCGGACCATTCCCTACTACCGCGACGGAGAGGTCAGTTGCGGCGACCAGTTGATCCCCCGCAACAATGCCGTCTATTGCCTCGCGGGGGGCACCGAGTTCATCGCCTACGACGCCAACTGGGCCTTCACCGTTTTCCAGGCGGTGGGGGATTCCTTCCTGTTCTACCTGATCGGGCACGAGTACGCGCACGGCATCCAAGTCCGGTTGGAGCTGGACTACTCCTTCAGCATCCAGCGTGAACTGGCCGCCGACTGCCTGGCCGGCGCTTACCTGGGTGACTCGGTGCGCGACGGCGCGCTGCGGCTCGACGACGGCGATCTGGAGGAGTTCCGACTCGGTCTCGAAGCGGTCGCGGACGATCCGAACCAGCCGTGGTTCGAGGAAGGCTCGCACGGCACCGCCGACCAGCGGATCGCCGCCTTCTTCCGGGGCTACGACGGTTCCCTGGCCGGCTGTGACCTGAGCTGA